In one Corynebacterium bovis DSM 20582 = CIP 54.80 genomic region, the following are encoded:
- a CDS encoding FAD/NAD(P)-binding protein has protein sequence MTPRTPLDRPADGEVSVAVVGAGPRGVSVLERLAAHLESAGSAGSAGTTGPAGPGTRLVVHLIDPAEPGAGEVWRTDQPDILCMNTLADAVTLFTEPGASVTAPVHEGPTLYAWARARGLTGTGSDAASAAEPDAAPDAAAPSARLDGPSALHPWSHPPRALYGRYLRWCPDRAVDRLAALGVDVRVHRSRAVDLHADAPATGTDAPATDTPTAATPTPATTDTLLLADGTSVTAHATVLAQGWTPVEPDAMERFLAVTVDSAAQMSAAIGRPSPLTWVRPGTPVDQDLSSLAAGAEVIVRGLGMGFTDAVTLLTVGRGGRFVRDAAARSGLRYVPSGREPRIVASSHRGYPFLPKPEFGAMPPTPSMPRLTALLDRFGPGGPDTEPGSLDATDPGTGVWPAVVRDAHEEFLRTLLTSTVGTPGPLLDRARAVIDAARDPESLHRDPGIRAVIAEAVGGPAAGGSGSGDDAALPCLDIPALMDPVGAYRPGDGAAGGTGADPGADPVADFTAWVGDRLVDDLREAAAGRDSALRAGLRVIGAARTPVHLIGQAGRYTAASRPAVARLTAFGQMVGSGPPAFRTRELLALVDAGVVRFAGAHPTVVVDPEAPAFVLTSPTTGDHPVAAPALLDAWMHAPDVRSSADPLTAALVAAGRVRPFTPGADGRPTRSPDVDLPSTRVIGADGTPDPRVHLVGIPLQELRAGTTVSPVPGTDPLMLRETDAAAGSALRAALGAHPGAEPGAELGAHPGAEPGVAGDGGRADGGAGA, from the coding sequence GTGACCCCGCGGACCCCCCTCGACCGCCCCGCCGACGGGGAGGTGTCCGTCGCCGTCGTCGGCGCGGGTCCGCGTGGCGTGTCCGTGCTCGAACGCCTGGCCGCGCACCTGGAGTCCGCCGGGTCGGCCGGTTCGGCCGGAACCACCGGCCCGGCCGGCCCGGGCACGCGGCTCGTCGTCCACCTCATCGACCCGGCCGAGCCCGGCGCCGGTGAGGTGTGGCGCACGGACCAGCCGGACATCCTCTGCATGAACACCCTCGCCGACGCGGTGACGCTGTTCACCGAGCCCGGCGCGTCGGTCACCGCCCCGGTCCACGAAGGGCCGACGCTCTACGCCTGGGCCCGCGCGCGGGGTCTCACCGGCACCGGGTCCGACGCCGCATCCGCCGCGGAGCCCGACGCCGCCCCCGATGCCGCCGCGCCCTCCGCGCGCCTCGACGGCCCGTCGGCCCTCCACCCGTGGTCCCACCCGCCGCGCGCCCTGTACGGCCGCTACCTGCGCTGGTGCCCGGACCGGGCCGTCGACCGTCTCGCCGCCCTCGGGGTCGACGTCCGCGTGCACCGCTCCCGGGCGGTGGACCTCCACGCCGACGCGCCCGCCACCGGCACCGACGCACCCGCCACGGACACCCCCACCGCCGCGACCCCCACCCCCGCCACCACGGACACGCTCCTCCTCGCCGACGGCACGTCCGTCACCGCCCACGCGACCGTCCTCGCGCAGGGCTGGACCCCGGTCGAGCCCGACGCGATGGAACGCTTCCTCGCCGTGACCGTCGACTCGGCGGCGCAGATGAGCGCGGCGATCGGCCGCCCGTCCCCGCTGACGTGGGTCCGCCCGGGCACCCCGGTCGACCAGGACCTGTCCTCCCTCGCGGCGGGCGCGGAGGTCATCGTCCGGGGTCTCGGCATGGGCTTCACCGACGCCGTCACCCTGCTCACCGTCGGCCGGGGCGGCCGGTTCGTCCGGGACGCGGCGGCCCGCTCCGGGCTGCGGTACGTGCCGTCGGGGCGTGAACCGCGGATCGTGGCGTCGTCCCACCGGGGCTACCCCTTCCTCCCGAAACCGGAGTTCGGCGCGATGCCCCCGACCCCCTCGATGCCGCGCCTGACCGCCCTGCTGGACCGGTTCGGCCCGGGCGGCCCGGACACGGAGCCGGGGAGTCTCGACGCGACGGACCCCGGGACGGGCGTGTGGCCCGCCGTCGTCCGTGACGCGCACGAGGAGTTCCTCCGCACCCTGCTGACCTCGACCGTCGGCACCCCGGGGCCGTTGCTGGACCGGGCGCGGGCGGTCATCGACGCCGCGCGGGACCCGGAGTCCCTGCACCGGGACCCGGGGATCCGGGCGGTCATCGCGGAGGCTGTCGGGGGCCCGGCCGCGGGAGGGTCCGGGTCGGGGGACGACGCCGCCCTCCCGTGTCTCGACATCCCCGCGCTCATGGACCCCGTGGGGGCGTACCGGCCGGGCGACGGCGCGGCGGGCGGTACCGGCGCCGACCCCGGCGCCGACCCGGTGGCGGACTTCACGGCGTGGGTCGGCGACCGCCTCGTCGACGATCTCCGCGAGGCCGCCGCCGGGCGGGACAGCGCGCTGCGGGCCGGGCTGCGCGTCATCGGCGCGGCGCGCACCCCGGTGCACCTCATCGGCCAGGCCGGGCGGTACACCGCCGCGTCCCGGCCGGCCGTCGCGCGGCTGACGGCGTTCGGGCAGATGGTCGGTTCGGGCCCGCCGGCGTTCCGCACCCGGGAGCTCCTCGCGCTCGTCGACGCGGGTGTCGTGCGGTTCGCCGGGGCGCACCCGACGGTCGTCGTGGACCCGGAGGCCCCCGCGTTCGTCCTCACCTCCCCGACGACCGGCGACCACCCCGTCGCCGCGCCGGCGCTGCTCGACGCCTGGATGCACGCCCCTGACGTGCGCAGTTCCGCCGACCCGCTCACCGCCGCGCTCGTCGCGGCGGGGCGGGTGCGCCCGTTCACGCCCGGGGCGGACGGGCGGCCGACGCGGTCCCCGGACGTCGACCTGCCCTCGACCCGGGTCATCGGCGCGGACGGCACCCCGGACCCCCGCGTGCACCTCGTGGGGATCCCGCTGCAGGAGCTCCGCGCGGGGACGACCGTCAGCCCCGTGCCGGGCACGGACCCGCTCATGCTCCGGGAGACGGACGCCGCCGCGGGGAGCGCCCTCCGCGCGGCGCTCGGTGCGCACCCCGGTGCGGAACCCGGTGCCGAACTCGGTGCGCACCCCGGTGCGGAACCCGGTGTGGCGGGCGACGGCGGACGGGCCGACGGGGGCGCGGGCGCATGA
- a CDS encoding esterase-like activity of phytase family protein yields the protein MTLTPPRHPAALTPAPARRVATGTASLSATAATLAAAVLLSTAPASAAPATAPAPAPAPSTSGSTAALTWDGGSVASSSPLPSLPSLSSPALSSPGLLPDPGATTPGGPQTPTPPAAGPVAELVDTHDLAGSTVEHGNGPAADAPFGGISGIDRIAGDRYIGISDDRSEKGPARAYPLTLPRTATGGTGTATIGAPVTLTDADGKPYARGTVDPESIRVTPGGDLLWSSEGDADAGIAPAVTLAGPDGQARLSYTIPEYHRPGPGRGIRNNQAYEGLTLTDGGRSAVVLTEGPLQQDSRNRLTVYDTATGMPRAEYAYQLDPADPGADGRGATEILAVGDGTFLTLERGYVPGQGTRGKLYRVRPGAATDVLGRPTLDGREVTVEKEELLDFSPHGENPDNIEGMTWGPDQPDGRRTLLVTTDDNFSRSQRSLVHTVALRL from the coding sequence ATGACCCTCACGCCCCCGCGCCACCCGGCCGCCCTGACGCCCGCGCCCGCCCGCCGCGTCGCGACCGGCACCGCGTCCCTCTCCGCCACGGCCGCCACGCTCGCCGCCGCCGTCCTCCTCTCCACCGCCCCCGCCTCCGCGGCGCCCGCCACCGCCCCGGCCCCAGCCCCGGCCCCGTCGACGTCCGGGTCCACCGCCGCGCTGACGTGGGACGGCGGGAGCGTGGCGTCGTCGTCCCCCCTCCCCTCCCTCCCCTCCCTGTCCTCACCGGCGCTGTCCTCCCCCGGCCTGCTCCCCGACCCCGGGGCGACCACCCCGGGCGGGCCGCAGACACCGACGCCGCCGGCCGCGGGGCCCGTCGCCGAGCTCGTGGACACGCACGACCTCGCCGGGTCGACCGTCGAGCACGGCAACGGGCCGGCGGCGGACGCGCCCTTCGGCGGCATCTCCGGGATCGACCGCATCGCCGGCGACCGGTACATCGGCATCAGCGACGACCGGTCGGAGAAGGGCCCGGCCCGGGCGTACCCGCTGACGCTGCCGCGCACGGCCACCGGCGGCACCGGCACCGCCACGATTGGCGCACCTGTGACACTCACGGACGCCGACGGGAAGCCCTACGCCCGCGGGACCGTCGACCCGGAGAGCATCCGCGTCACCCCCGGTGGAGACCTGCTCTGGAGCTCGGAGGGCGACGCCGACGCGGGCATCGCCCCCGCGGTCACCCTCGCCGGCCCCGACGGACAGGCACGGCTGAGCTACACGATCCCCGAGTACCACCGGCCGGGCCCCGGACGCGGCATCCGCAACAACCAGGCCTACGAGGGCCTCACCCTCACCGACGGCGGACGCAGCGCGGTCGTCCTCACCGAGGGGCCGCTGCAGCAGGACAGCCGCAACCGCCTCACCGTGTACGACACGGCGACGGGCATGCCCCGGGCGGAGTACGCCTACCAGCTCGACCCCGCCGACCCCGGCGCGGACGGGCGTGGGGCGACGGAGATCCTCGCCGTCGGCGACGGCACGTTCCTCACCCTCGAACGCGGCTACGTCCCCGGTCAGGGCACGCGCGGGAAGCTCTACCGGGTACGCCCCGGAGCGGCGACGGACGTCCTCGGGCGGCCGACGCTCGACGGCCGGGAGGTGACCGTGGAGAAGGAGGAGCTGCTGGACTTCTCCCCGCACGGCGAGAACCCGGACAACATCGAGGGCATGACGTGGGGGCCGGACCAGCCGGACGGCCGCCGCACGCTGCTCGTCACGACGGACGACAACTTCAGCCGCTCGCAGCGGTCGCTCGTGCACACCGTCGCGCTGCGGCTGTAG
- a CDS encoding dicarboxylate/amino acid:cation symporter, which yields MNVSRLTGSLLFRIVVAIILGIALSAVMPEWLARVFVTVNGLFSNFLGFFIPVLIFALITPAISGLGRGAGKWLGVTTAVAYTSTVISGIVAYGVSQGVYPRLLAGDSTAQAADVEAGALKAYFTVEMTPPMEVLTALILAFVVGLAMTAVRSDTLYRAATELEAVVHKVISSFIVPLLPVYIFGMFLSMGMNGNLTQTLSVFSKVLVLAVVMTLLLLIVQFLLAGAYARRNPFTALRNMLPAYVTALGTSSSAATIPVTLEATKRNGVNPNVAGFTVPLCATIHLAGSMMKISLFAFAIMAMDDMPLTWTKALGFILFLGVTMIAAPGVPGGAIMAAVGVLQSMLGFSQDQVALMIAAYIAIDSFGTAANVTGDGAIAMIVDRMSRGSIGTGSPEPEAGAGSGSGSGDDASSVPAGAGE from the coding sequence ATGAATGTCTCGCGCCTCACCGGGTCCCTCCTGTTCCGGATCGTCGTCGCCATCATCCTCGGCATCGCGCTGAGCGCCGTCATGCCGGAGTGGCTGGCCCGGGTGTTCGTCACCGTCAACGGCCTGTTCAGCAACTTCCTGGGGTTCTTCATCCCGGTGCTGATCTTCGCGCTCATCACCCCGGCGATCTCCGGGCTCGGCCGGGGCGCGGGGAAGTGGCTCGGGGTGACGACGGCGGTCGCGTACACCTCGACCGTCATCTCCGGCATCGTCGCCTACGGCGTGTCCCAGGGCGTCTACCCGCGACTTCTCGCCGGTGACAGCACCGCCCAGGCGGCGGACGTCGAGGCCGGGGCGCTGAAGGCCTACTTCACCGTCGAGATGACCCCGCCGATGGAGGTGCTCACCGCCCTCATCCTCGCCTTCGTCGTCGGCCTGGCGATGACGGCCGTGCGCTCGGACACCCTGTACCGGGCCGCGACGGAGCTCGAGGCCGTGGTGCACAAGGTCATCTCCTCGTTCATCGTCCCGCTGCTGCCGGTGTACATCTTCGGCATGTTCCTGTCGATGGGCATGAACGGCAACCTCACGCAGACCCTCTCGGTGTTCTCGAAGGTGCTGGTCCTCGCGGTGGTCATGACGCTGCTGCTGCTCATCGTCCAGTTCCTCCTCGCCGGCGCGTACGCCCGGCGCAACCCGTTCACGGCCCTGCGGAACATGCTCCCCGCCTACGTCACGGCCCTCGGCACGAGCTCGTCCGCCGCGACGATCCCGGTCACCCTCGAGGCGACGAAGCGCAACGGCGTGAACCCCAACGTCGCCGGGTTCACCGTCCCCCTGTGCGCGACGATCCACCTCGCCGGGTCGATGATGAAGATCAGCCTCTTCGCCTTCGCGATCATGGCGATGGACGACATGCCCCTGACGTGGACGAAGGCCCTGGGATTCATCCTCTTCCTCGGCGTGACGATGATCGCCGCACCCGGCGTGCCCGGCGGCGCGATCATGGCGGCGGTCGGCGTGCTCCAGTCGATGCTCGGGTTCAGCCAGGACCAGGTCGCGCTCATGATCGCCGCGTACATCGCCATCGACTCCTTCGGCACGGCCGCGAACGTCACCGGCGACGGCGCGATCGCGATGATCGTCGACCGGATGTCCCGGGGCTCGATCGGGACCGGGTCGCCGGAGCCGGAGGCCGGGGCAGGGTCGGGGTCCGGGTCGGGGGACGACGCGTCCAGCGTGCCCGCCGGCGCCGGCGAGTGA
- a CDS encoding DNA-3-methyladenine glycosylase — MTASSTPDNSPQPTVPGPPTGPAASTPVSAPLRAADFARSPDEVAPLLVGSTLRRGRVAVVLTEVEAYLGDLDPASHAHRGPTPRCRTMFGPPLHLYVYASYGIHRAGNIVCWPSGRGGGVLLRAGRVVEGVDDVRLRRGWREVPGEPEGRPVAVNLARGPGNLGAALGLDLDLDGSPVALGTHATGTDGTGAGGAGAGGAGADDGFTLIPRTGDVEVVSGPRIGISRNREAPLRFWIPGDPTVTTPRGRPRR; from the coding sequence ATGACGGCGTCGTCGACCCCGGACAACTCCCCGCAGCCCACCGTTCCCGGCCCGCCGACCGGGCCCGCGGCGTCGACCCCGGTGTCCGCCCCGCTCCGCGCGGCCGACTTCGCCCGCTCCCCCGACGAGGTCGCACCCCTGCTCGTCGGCTCGACCCTCCGCCGCGGGCGCGTCGCCGTCGTCCTCACGGAGGTCGAGGCGTACCTCGGCGACCTCGACCCCGCCTCCCACGCCCACCGCGGGCCCACCCCCCGCTGCCGCACGATGTTCGGACCGCCCCTGCACCTGTACGTCTACGCCAGTTACGGCATCCACCGCGCGGGGAACATCGTGTGCTGGCCGTCCGGTCGCGGCGGCGGTGTGCTGCTCCGGGCGGGGAGGGTCGTCGAGGGGGTCGACGACGTCCGCCTCCGCCGCGGCTGGCGCGAGGTCCCCGGGGAGCCCGAGGGGCGGCCGGTCGCGGTGAACCTCGCGCGGGGGCCGGGGAACCTCGGCGCGGCGCTGGGGCTGGACCTCGACCTCGACGGGTCGCCGGTGGCCCTCGGCACGCACGCGACCGGCACGGACGGAACCGGCGCGGGCGGGGCCGGCGCGGGCGGGGCCGGCGCGGACGACGGGTTCACGCTCATCCCGCGGACGGGGGACGTGGAGGTCGTCTCCGGGCCGCGCATCGGCATCTCGCGGAACCGGGAGGCCCCGCTGCGTTTCTGGATCCCGGGGGACCCCACGGTCACGACGCCGCGCGGCCGCCCACGCCGCTGA
- a CDS encoding GNAT family N-acetyltransferase, whose translation MECEVVVRPENDADAEAVRQAVTAAFADEGFSDGSEPDVVDALREAGALTVSLVAEAPDGSVAGYVALSPVTLSAEHPADLEEPLADTGEGDARPAVSPDGWYGFGPVAVVPDHQGRGLGGRLVTGALDRVRDVDPRARGVVVLGDPGYYNRFGFAHREGLTYPGAPVEMFQARFLDDDPSPRDTGYPTGTVSYHRAFATGV comes from the coding sequence ATGGAGTGTGAGGTGGTGGTCCGTCCGGAGAACGACGCCGACGCGGAGGCCGTGCGGCAGGCCGTCACGGCGGCCTTCGCCGACGAGGGGTTCTCCGACGGCTCGGAGCCCGATGTCGTCGACGCCCTCCGGGAGGCCGGGGCGTTGACCGTGTCCCTCGTCGCGGAGGCGCCCGACGGCTCCGTCGCCGGGTACGTCGCCCTCTCCCCGGTGACGCTGTCCGCCGAACACCCCGCTGACCTGGAGGAACCGCTCGCCGACACGGGTGAGGGCGACGCCCGCCCGGCCGTCAGCCCGGACGGGTGGTACGGCTTCGGGCCCGTCGCCGTCGTCCCGGACCACCAGGGGAGGGGCCTCGGCGGCCGGCTCGTCACCGGGGCCCTCGACCGGGTGCGGGACGTCGACCCGCGGGCGCGTGGCGTCGTCGTCCTCGGGGACCCCGGGTATTACAACCGTTTCGGTTTCGCCCACCGCGAGGGGCTCACGTATCCGGGGGCACCGGTGGAGATGTTCCAGGCGAGGTTTCTCGACGACGACCCCTCCCCGCGCGACACCGGCTACCCCACGGGCACCGTCTCCTACCACCGGGCGTTCGCCACGGGGGTGTGA
- a CDS encoding cystathionine gamma-synthase encodes MTDNDHTTRADAGTAARRAEARAAADRAAAARPAGFATTAIHGGYEPDGHTGAVNVPIYTSTTFAQDGVAQLRGGFEYGRCGNPTVTSLEQTVAALEGGLFGRAFSSGMAATDTLLRALLRPGDHLILGDDAYGGTFRLIDTTFREWGVSLSVVDTTDPAQIRDALRENTRLVWLETPTNPLLTVTDIAAVAEVTAGHAARLVVDNTFASPYLQRPLDLGADVVMHSTTKYLGGHSDVIGGVVVTSDEELDGELLFLQGGVGAVASPFDAYLTTRGIKTLGVRMDRHCANAQAVAEFLDARPETTHVLYPGLPGHRGHDVAARQMRGFGGMVSVRFAALGGRSAEETAVRFCESTELICLAESLGGVESLLEHPARMTHQSAAGSQLEVPDDLVRISVGIEDEADLLADLGAALDALH; translated from the coding sequence GTGACCGACAACGACCACACGACCCGCGCCGACGCCGGAACCGCCGCCCGCCGCGCGGAGGCGCGGGCGGCCGCGGACCGGGCGGCGGCGGCCCGCCCCGCCGGCTTCGCCACGACCGCGATCCACGGCGGGTACGAACCGGACGGCCACACCGGCGCGGTGAACGTGCCGATCTACACGTCCACGACGTTCGCCCAGGACGGGGTCGCGCAGCTGCGCGGCGGCTTCGAGTACGGCCGCTGCGGCAACCCGACCGTGACGTCCCTGGAGCAGACCGTCGCCGCGCTCGAGGGCGGGTTGTTCGGCCGAGCGTTCTCCTCCGGGATGGCGGCGACGGACACGCTCCTCCGGGCGCTGCTCCGCCCCGGCGACCACCTCATCCTCGGCGACGACGCCTACGGCGGGACGTTCCGCCTCATCGACACGACCTTCCGCGAGTGGGGGGTCAGCCTGTCCGTCGTCGACACGACCGACCCGGCGCAGATCCGGGACGCCCTGCGGGAGAACACCCGCCTGGTGTGGCTGGAGACGCCGACGAACCCGCTGCTCACCGTGACCGACATCGCGGCGGTGGCGGAGGTCACGGCGGGGCACGCGGCGCGGCTCGTCGTCGACAACACCTTCGCGAGCCCCTACCTGCAGCGACCCCTGGACCTGGGGGCGGACGTCGTCATGCACTCCACGACGAAGTACCTCGGCGGGCACTCCGACGTCATCGGCGGGGTCGTCGTCACGTCCGACGAGGAACTCGACGGGGAGCTGCTGTTCCTCCAGGGCGGCGTCGGCGCGGTCGCGAGCCCCTTCGACGCGTACCTCACGACCCGGGGGATCAAGACCCTCGGGGTGCGCATGGACCGTCACTGTGCGAACGCCCAGGCGGTGGCGGAGTTTCTCGACGCCCGCCCCGAGACGACCCACGTCCTCTACCCCGGCCTGCCCGGTCACCGGGGGCACGACGTCGCCGCCCGGCAGATGCGCGGCTTCGGCGGCATGGTGTCCGTGCGCTTCGCCGCGCTCGGCGGGCGGTCCGCCGAGGAGACGGCCGTGCGCTTCTGCGAGTCGACGGAGCTCATCTGTCTCGCGGAGTCGCTCGGCGGGGTGGAGTCCCTGCTGGAGCACCCGGCCCGCATGACGCACCAGTCCGCCGCCGGGTCGCAGCTGGAGGTGCCGGACGACCTCGTGCGGATCTCGGTCGGCATCGAGGACGAGGCGGACCTGCTCGCGGACCTCGGCGCGGCGCTCGACGCGCTGCACTGA
- a CDS encoding YdeI/OmpD-associated family protein produces MPGGAVHGLPDDLRDSLLTSDVAREAWLDITTLARNEFICWVEDAKKPETRARRIRRTNEELEDGMRRPCCWPGCAHRERNGHP; encoded by the coding sequence CTGCCCGGCGGCGCCGTCCACGGGCTGCCGGACGACCTCCGGGACTCGCTGCTGACCAGCGACGTCGCCCGGGAAGCGTGGCTGGACATCACGACGCTCGCCCGGAACGAGTTCATCTGCTGGGTCGAGGACGCGAAGAAGCCGGAGACCCGGGCCCGCCGCATCCGGCGGACGAACGAGGAGCTGGAGGACGGGATGCGCCGGCCGTGCTGCTGGCCCGGCTGCGCCCACCGGGAGCGCAACGGCCACCCCTGA